From Anopheles darlingi chromosome 2, idAnoDarlMG_H_01, whole genome shotgun sequence, the proteins below share one genomic window:
- the LOC125959037 gene encoding inhibitor of Bruton tyrosine kinase, whose product MIFTINNYEYDCTKRCRLVSHGNAITAALTKRSVSDEQLAAYIAKTCRNFANILDEYGRSALHMAASVGRYAIVEWLINQGASITQKDTESGHTALHRAAYYGSVGAAVLLVKYGASLEVPDEDFVNPLQLCSSVAGGRNSATDLGPELMIWGQNRNYNLGIGNVQGRAQPESAEHFRKTRTTIDRVAISAYHSVFLTHGTETEVYATGHGVGGRLGMGIENTIAHPAKVSVPVKAGDRIIDVATGKHHTLILTETSSIYSCGENTHCQLGINPPPAKQLTPKEITGQSVLAGKTIKRIIARDYHSIAIAEADVYVWGLNGGQFGLKRDARGETIVLPKAMPLIPEGTNLKNLAVEGGGTVKRDTRIRLIESSNAAIVVYTESKYLHIFTGFKVKTYKKPLMEKIACLSVTGGELQTSQEDVPRQTGDLRVIVFTSSRNIYIWYDDCQQFIRCVFAQSRNLEVDKILWCADSALVLLLGHLYHGTISNKLPRSARAGQFSGFTETSNRKELCETLQSRIELKRIRHLSNVIDFVCDAEGENYAALVENSKRCFAVPELVESNYDYGTLLAEASEEDAVHDVVFYVEGQSFAAHRFILYHRSEFLRRLLKAKPEQKEFHLKECGLEGLTCGAFKLALRYLYTNQLVARVDIVRLLKKPGDKQQPDPTEISELCGKLKAIFDRMHLGPLARSVKTLVTEPPIDPFPKLPHDSYPELYDLIIQLQGGETLRAHKCVLVARLEYFAMMFAHSWGERKTTADLKTVPREYMDVIVPFLYDNDYGRIREQRYSENFLFSMIIICDQFFIEELKSVFETIISERIQLRNVGELLEFGFQYNCEVLKMACMQFISVNFARLLEWHLLEGLEPTVLVQVDRFYKEFFQLEAYRTITPFSDAIGDEELEKFVRNFRVDLEEKMESKEKLAAVPIRSKQVSAIPKVSRLQQEKRNFEKEAMGYLQRLSFEEAATAKERKTSASSSAAAQTNGETKRSITPERRKTDVDVVGESSAGHSTKAWQKVVTPSDAKRKSALSAALKANEVMKSEAKQQQQLPVQSSSEGYSNLRTMLDKVPTPPHLQPQRTPDEGYESANGATPPNVVASPISLGDFSLQKGKLSQKQRKRLSSTTEKPLQDNTNQQSQQQQQQQSSPSPPVEAVNPWKNVNAPPVADLLKIQSSEAAGSPVPSAPSAVRKHRKSTNENVGNGSMTVDSTQHATLSASKQQRQRLTSSRLSGGEKDFSEILADERRQKQYFEKIKSKSLIHTQIEERAIEELRDFYSVDKVFDEHITIERYRPLLEGVQNFAVWQYQ is encoded by the exons ATGATCTTCACAATCAACAACTACGAGTACGACTGCACCAAACGGTGCCGTCTCGTGAGCCATGGAAACGCAATCACGGCCGCGTTGACCAAGCGCTCCGTCTCGGATGAGCAGCTGGCGGCGTACATCGCGAAGACGTGCCGGAACTTTGCCAACATCCTCGACGAGTACGGCCGATCGGCCCTGCATATGGCAGCGTCGGTCGGCCGGTACGCTATCGTCGAGTGGCTGATTAATCAGGGAGCCAGCATCACGCAGAAGGACACGGAATCGGGCCACACGGCGCTGCACCGGGCCGCTTACTACGGGAGTGTCGGAGCGGCCGTACTGCTGGTGAAGTACGGGGCTTCGCTTGAGGTTCCGGATGAAGACTTTGTGAATCCGCTTCAGCTATGCAGCAGCGTGGCAGGAGGACGGAATAGTGCCACCGATCTCGGCCCGGAACTCATGATCTGGGGTCAGAACCGCAACTACAACCTGGGCATCGGGAATGTCCAGGGCCGTGCGCAACCCGAGAGTGCCGAACACTTTCGTAAAACACGCACCACAATCGACCGGGTGGCCATCAGTGCGTACCACAGTGTGTTCCTTACACACGGCACCGAGACGGAAGTGTACGCCACAGGACACGGCGTTGGTGGTCGCTTGGGAATGGGAATCGAAAACACGATCGCACACCCGGCGAAGGTATCCGTGCCGGTAAAGGCAGGAGATCGGATCATCGACGTGGCCACCGGCAAGCATCACACACTCATTCTCACTGAGACCAGCAGC ATATATTCCTGCGGAGAGAACACACACTGCCAGCTGGGTATCAATCCACCGCCAGCGAAACAACTGACACCCAAAGAAATCACCGGGCAATCCGTTCTTGC CGGTAAAACGATAAAGCGTATCATCGCGCGGGACTATCACTCGATTGCGATCGCTGAAGCGGACGTGTACGTGTGGGGATTGAATGGTGGTCAGTTCGGATTGAAGCGAGATGCCCGCGGTGAGACAATTGTCCTACCGAAAGCGATGCCTCTCATTCCGGAGGGCACGAACTTGAAGAACCTAGCGGTGGAGGGTGGCGGAACTGTGAAGCGGGATACGAGGATCCGGTTGATCGAGTCCAGTAATGCTGCCATCGTGGTATACACCGAGTCCAAGTATTTGCACATATTCACCGGATTTAAAGTGAAAACGTACAAAAAACCCCT CATGGAAAAGATCGCCTGCCTTTCGGTAACGGGCGGTGAGCTGCAGACCTCACAAGAAGACGTTCCACGACAGACGGGTGATTTGCGAGTAATCGTGTTCACCTCTTCGCGTAATATTTACATCTGGTATGATGACTGCCAGCAGTTCATCCGGTGCGTGTTCGCTCAATCACGTAATCTCGAGGTGGACAAGATACTGTGGTGTGCCGATAGTGCGCTGGTGTTATTGCTAGGCCACCTTTACCATGGTACGATTTCCAACAAGCTACCTCGATCAGCTCGCGCCGGTCAATTCAGTGGTTTTACCGAAACGAGCAACCGGAAGGAACTGTGTGAGACGCTGCAAAGCCGGATCGAGCTGAAACGCATTCGCCATCTTAGCAACGTTATCGACTTTGTGTGTGATGCCGAGGGAGAAAATTATGCGGCACTCGTGGAGAACAGTAAGCGATGCTTTGCAGTACCGGAGTTGGTGGAATCGAACTACGATTATGGGACGCTGCTAGCGGAGGCTTCCGAGGAGGATGCCGTGCATGATGTGGTGTTCTACGTCGAGGGCCAATCGTTTGCAGCCCATCGGTTTATACTGTACCATCGTTCGGAGTTTTTGCGGCGATTATTGAAGGCAAAACCGGAGCAGAAGGAGTTCCACTTGAAGGAATGTGGACTGGAGGGTTTGACGTGCGGTGCATTCAAGCTGGCGTTGCGCTATCTCTATACCAACCAATTGGTTGCTAGGGTGGATATAGTGCGGTTGCTAAAAAAACCGGGTGACAAGCAGCAACCCGATCCGACCGAGATTAGTGAGCTGTGCGGAAAGTTAAAAGCAATCTTCGACCGGATGCACCTAGGACCTTTGGCACGATCCGTTAAAAC ATTGGTAACTGAACCGCCGATTGATCCATTCCCAAAGTTGCCACACGATTCCTATCCCGAGCTGTACGATCTCATCATTCAGCTACAGGGCGGTGAAACGTTACGTGCGCACAAATGTGTTCTGGTGGCCCGACTCGAGTACTTTGCCATGATGTTTGCCCACAGCTGGGGTGAACGGAAGACGACAGCCGATCTGAAGACGGTGCCACGGGAGTACATGGATGTGATTGTACCGTTTCTATACGATAACGATTACGGGCGTATACGGGAGCAGCGTTACTCGGAGAACTTTCTCTTTAGTATGATCATCATTTGCGATCAGTTCTTTATCGAGGAGTTGAAGAGTGTATTTGAGACGATCATCAGCGAGCGGATACAGCTGCGTAACGTGGGGGAATTGCTCGAGTTTGGCTTCCAGTACAACTGCGAGGTACTGAAGATGGCCTGCATGCAGTTCATTAGCGTGAACTTTGCCCGCCTTCTCGAGTGGCACCTACTCGAAGGGCTTGAACCGACGGTACTGGTGCAGGTAGACCGATTCTACAAGGAATTCTTTCAACTGGAAGCGTATCGTACCATCACACCGTTCTCGGATGCAATCGGTGACGAGGAGTTGGAGAAGTTTGTCCGTAACTTTCGGGTCGATCTCGAggagaaaatggaatcgaaggAGAAGCTAGCCGCGGTTCCGATCCGAAGCAAACAGGTCAGTGCAATACCGAAGGTTTCGCGGTTGCAGCAGGAAAAGCGAAACTTTGAGAAGGAAGCAATGGGCTATCTGCAGAGGCTTTCGTTTGAAGAGGCAGCCACGGCAAAGGAACGCAAAACATCGGCCAGTAGTAGTGCTGCCGCGCAGACGAACGGAGAGACCAAACGGTCGATAACACCCGAGAGACGAAAGACAGACGTAGATGTGGTTGGTGAATCGAGTGCAGGGCATTCGACGAAAGCGTGGCAGAAGGTAGTTACACCATCGGACGCAAAGCGGAAATCTGCCCTTTCCGCTGCCCTTAAAGCGAATGAAGTGATGaaaagtgaagcgaagcaacagcagcaactgccgGTCCAGTCTTCCAGCGAAGGTTACTCCAACCTTCGCACGATGCTGGATAAAGTACCGACACCACCGCACTTGCAACCACAGCGTACCCCCGATGAGGGGTACGAATCGGCGAATGGTGCCACCCCACCCAATGTGGTCGCGTCACCTATTAGTCTAGGGGACTTTTCGCTCCAGAAGGGAAAGCTTTCTCAGAAGCAACGCAAGAGGCTCTCTTCAACGACGGAAAAGCCATTGCAGGACAATACAAATCaacaatcgcagcagcagcagcagcaacagagttCTCCATCGCCTCCCGTTGAAGCTGTGAATCCCTGGAAGAACGTGAACGCACCTCCTGTGGCTGACCTGCTAAAAATTCAATCCTCGGAAGCAGCGGGTTCGCCGGTGCCATCCGCACCATCCGCTGTTCGTAAGCACCGAAAGAGCACAAACGAAAACGTTGGCAACGGTAGCATGACAGTGGATTCGACACAGCATGCCACGCTGTCAGCTAGTAagcagcaacgccaacgaCTGACCAGCAGTAGGCTAAGCGGAGGTGAGAAGGATTTCAGCGAGATCCTGGCAGACGAGCGACGGCAAAAACAATACTTTGAAAAGATCAAATCGAAATCCCTCATTCACACTCAAATcgaagagcgagcgatcgaagagTTGCGCGACTTCTACAGCGTCGATAAGGTTTTTGACGAGCACATAACGATCGAACGCTACCGTCCACTATTAGAGGGAGTGCAAAACTTTGCCGTTTGGCAGTACCAGTGA